From the genome of Brassica oleracea var. oleracea cultivar TO1000 chromosome C4, BOL, whole genome shotgun sequence:
CAAGGTTTTCGGAAAATTATTGTTTTAATTTTAACAAAATATTAATCCTAAACATATAAAACAACTACTACATGTACATATACAAACAAAAACAAATTTTTTAAAATATATATATATATACGTTATAAAATTTAATATGTTATAAAATATTATATTTTACTCTGCGCTTTGAAAGCGCGGATCAAAATCTAGTATATAATTATAACAAAAGATTTGTTTTTAAATAGAATTCGGAGAGCAAATAAAGTTTAGAAACAAAAAAAAACTACATCGTATAATAACCTGGGTTAATGGCATTATAATGAACATCACATAAATAAGGGAAATTGCATCCCATACACTACACTTTTATCCTGATTAACCAAACACCCTAAATCCCACAATGTTATACCTTTTTCCATAGAGACAAATGAGTCAAATCATAGGTATTTTCATTTGTTTATGGTTTTGAACAGATTGACTCCATAAATAATTCATCATATTAAACTTTTGATGCTCAGCCAGAACCTTACACCCGAACAAAATGTAAAACCATTATCGATAGCTTTGCCATTTTTCTCTAATTGGCTGAAACAATTAATAAGATTTCTAAAGTGTTGTCCGAGGGTTTTGATATTCGTTTCAAAAGTAGTATTATGTAATCGGCCAGATTTTAGGAACAAAATGTAAACCACCAAAGGAGAAAATTCAGCGCAGTGAAAAGAAAAGTAATCCACAAATGGGTAGAAACAAGAAAAATGTCAAAGCTATCGAAAAGAGAGAGAGGTGGATGTAAATTAACAGACTCGGTTGGTGATACTGATCGAAAGAGACTTGAGTTGTGTGTTCCATTTATCAACCGCCTTGTGAAGTTTCCTTCCATTAGCACTGTCACCTCTCAGCAAGTAACGGTTAATCTCATCAATGTGTCCATCGATTCGGCTGTCCAGTATCAGCGACACCAGCAACTCCGTCACATCCTTCTCTGGCACGTTCAGCTCCTTTGATATGAAAGGAATCCCGATCTTCGTGTACGGCTTTATCAGCTTCAGCAACACCTGTGTCCTCACCTTCTTCAGCAGATCTTCCATGTAGTTTCTGATGAATGGATCGTCCATTATCGTCTTCCGGTTATTCTACATTCCAACCACTATTCCATTAGTAACCATCGTTTTAATAAAGGTGTAGCAACTCGATAAATGCTTCAACTTGTTTACCTTGAGTATTTTCTCAAACTCTATGATTTCGTTCCGTTGATACGCTGCTACCAGATTCGTCATTGCCAAGATCTCAGGGTCGTTTTTGTACCTTTTAGAAATAGACAAAATCGTATAAAGCAAAGAACAGAAGAAATGGGTTTTTTTTTTACAATAATAATAATAATAAAACAGACTTACGGTTTTGCCTCTTGACCGTCGAATGGATTCACTTCTGATTCCATCAGCATATTCGCAAGAACAAGATACCTTGCAAACATAAAAAAAATACATTAACTCTAAGATGCTTTGGCCAGACCACCCTATAAGAAACTCACATGTCCCTAAAGTCAAATCTAAAAAGTACTATTTTGCCTAGTTCATCCCATGATATCTTGTTTGTTAAATAATAAAATGAGAAAGATAATAGGATACATACTTTAAGCACTGAATACGCCTTTGGTTGCCAGCTTCATCATAGTTTTTGAAAGCCTCAAAGAAGTCAGTGGCAGCTTCTGCCCACTGACGTTCCGCCATGTGCATTTTGCCACCACACTCGCGGATAATACCCATGATCCTAGGATGAGGAATAGCGGATTTGATAGCAAGTGCTTTCTGGTACAGTTGCTGCATTCATTCATTCATTCACAAACATGTGTTAGTCACAAAAGCTAAAAAAAAGAGAGATTATCAAAATTGTCACTACTAGCGGATGATATTAATAAACCTTAAGCTTC
Proteins encoded in this window:
- the LOC106336593 gene encoding COP9 signalosome complex subunit 2; the encoded protein is MASDADMEDYGFEYSDEEPEEQDVDIENQYYNSKGNIETEPEEALSGFAEVVRMEPDKAEWGFKALKQTVKIYYRLGKYREMMDAYREMLTYIKSAVTRNYSEKCINSIMDFVSGSAGQNTGLLQEFYQTTLTALEEAKNERLWFKTNLKLCNIWFDIGEYRRMTKILKELHKSCQKEDGTDDQKKGSQLLEVYAIEIQIYTETKDNKKLKQLYQKALAIKSAIPHPRIMGIIRECGGKMHMAERQWAEAATDFFEAFKNYDEAGNQRRIQCLKYLVLANMLMESEVNPFDGQEAKPYKNDPEILAMTNLVAAYQRNEIIEFEKILKNNRKTIMDDPFIRNYMEDLLKKVRTQVLLKLIKPYTKIGIPFISKELNVPEKDVTELLVSLILDSRIDGHIDEINRYLLRGDSANGRKLHKAVDKWNTQLKSLSISITNRVC